In candidate division WOR-3 bacterium, the following are encoded in one genomic region:
- the murA gene encoding UDP-N-acetylglucosamine 1-carboxyvinyltransferase, translating into MDRFRIRGGRPLRGEVRVARAKNAVLPLLAAALLSEDTCVIEEVPFLDDVATMLKLLKSIGVRVEMRNRTVRISATGRLKPEAPYDIVRKMRASYYVLGPLLARFGDCRVSLPGGCAIGPRPVDLHLKGITALGAKVKIEKGYIHARARLLRGNTMMLEGQKGPSVGATINTMMAAVLARGETVIEGAACEPEVVDVAQFLSKMGAEITGAGTPTIIIRGVKELRGVRHTPIPDRIEAGTFAAAAAITRGRVEIIGCEPRHLTAVITKLQESGVRVEAGADRLLVEAGSRPQAVKISTAPYPGFPTDLQAQFTALLSIAQGTSTVTENIFESRFLHCLELNRMGALIDITGNMAVIHGVEQLEGAQVMASDLRASAALVLAGLAARGQTEILRIYHLDRGYERLENKLKPLGADIRRVSF; encoded by the coding sequence GTGGACCGGTTCAGAATTCGCGGCGGCAGGCCGCTGCGGGGCGAGGTCCGGGTTGCCCGGGCGAAGAATGCAGTTCTGCCGCTGCTGGCAGCAGCCCTCCTGAGCGAAGATACCTGTGTCATTGAGGAGGTCCCCTTTCTTGATGATGTTGCCACGATGCTCAAGCTGCTGAAATCGATCGGGGTTAGGGTGGAGATGAGGAACCGGACGGTAAGGATCAGTGCCACCGGCAGACTGAAACCCGAGGCGCCCTATGACATCGTGCGCAAGATGCGGGCAAGCTATTATGTTCTGGGTCCGCTGCTTGCCCGATTCGGGGACTGCCGGGTTTCACTGCCGGGCGGCTGTGCAATCGGGCCCCGGCCGGTAGACCTTCATCTGAAAGGCATTACCGCGCTGGGAGCGAAGGTGAAGATTGAAAAAGGCTATATTCATGCCCGTGCCCGGTTGCTGCGGGGGAATACGATGATGCTGGAAGGGCAGAAGGGTCCGAGTGTCGGAGCGACGATTAATACGATGATGGCGGCAGTGCTGGCGCGGGGGGAGACAGTAATCGAGGGTGCTGCCTGTGAACCGGAAGTGGTAGATGTTGCCCAGTTTCTGAGCAAAATGGGGGCTGAGATTACCGGTGCCGGAACGCCGACAATTATCATCCGGGGCGTGAAGGAACTGCGGGGCGTCCGTCATACACCGATACCGGATCGGATTGAAGCCGGAACCTTTGCGGCTGCCGCCGCCATTACCCGGGGCCGGGTCGAGATTATCGGCTGTGAACCAAGGCATTTAACGGCGGTAATTACCAAGCTGCAGGAGTCCGGTGTCAGAGTAGAAGCGGGTGCTGATCGACTGCTGGTGGAAGCTGGTAGTCGCCCCCAGGCGGTAAAGATTTCCACCGCTCCCTATCCCGGTTTTCCTACAGACCTGCAGGCACAGTTTACCGCGCTTTTGAGTATCGCGCAGGGAACAAGCACGGTTACCGAAAATATTTTTGAGTCCAGATTTCTGCACTGTCTGGAACTCAACCGGATGGGTGCCTTAATTGACATTACCGGCAATATGGCGGTTATTCACGGCGTAGAACAGCTGGAGGGAGCACAGGTGATGGCATCAGATCTGCGGGCATCGGCGGCACTCGTACTTGCCGGTCTGGCGGCACGGGGTCAGACGGAGATATTGCGGATTTATCACCTGGATCGCGGCTACGAGCGACTGGAAAACAAGCTGAAGCCGCTGGGAGCAGATATCAGGCGTGTCAGTTTCTGA
- the ispG gene encoding flavodoxin-dependent (E)-4-hydroxy-3-methylbut-2-enyl-diphosphate synthase, producing MSVSEKQRLAVTVRNLIIGGGAPVRVQSMTKTRTDDIRSTVRQIRRLARAGCELVRIAVPDEQSAAVLPAIRAQADMPLVADIHFDYRLALKAIDAGFDKVRINPGNIGARWKVKEIIRAAMDHGVAIRVGVNSGSLPKTVRQKDGVSALLEAMATGLEPFEQLGFKAVVLSAKTTETRMLINVYQELSRRYPYPLHLGLTEAGPAFEGAIRSAAGMAPLLLQGIGDTIRISLTGDPVLEVIAGYELLAALGLRRKGPVVYSCPGCGRTRVDINRLVRETRRALRGIDAPVKIAVMGCVVNGPGEARQADFGIAGGKERGVIFSNGQVVRTVDEKNLVLELIKEIKQKLAGAHN from the coding sequence GTGTCAGTTTCTGAAAAGCAGAGGCTGGCGGTTACCGTTCGCAATCTGATAATCGGCGGAGGTGCGCCGGTCCGGGTGCAGTCCATGACCAAGACCCGGACCGATGATATCCGTTCAACCGTGCGGCAGATTCGGCGGCTTGCCCGGGCCGGATGTGAGCTGGTGCGGATCGCGGTCCCGGATGAGCAGAGTGCTGCGGTGCTGCCGGCGATTCGGGCGCAGGCGGATATGCCATTGGTTGCTGATATCCATTTTGATTACCGGCTGGCGTTGAAAGCAATAGATGCCGGATTTGACAAAGTGAGAATCAACCCCGGTAATATCGGTGCCCGCTGGAAGGTGAAGGAGATCATCCGGGCAGCAATGGATCATGGTGTGGCAATCCGGGTTGGAGTTAACTCCGGTTCGCTGCCCAAAACGGTACGACAGAAGGACGGGGTGTCGGCGCTGCTTGAGGCAATGGCAACCGGTCTGGAACCGTTTGAGCAACTGGGTTTCAAGGCAGTAGTGCTTTCCGCCAAGACTACCGAGACGCGTATGCTGATCAATGTTTATCAGGAGCTGAGCCGGCGTTACCCCTACCCGCTGCATCTCGGTCTGACCGAAGCCGGTCCGGCGTTTGAGGGTGCGATCAGGTCTGCAGCCGGAATGGCACCACTGCTGCTTCAGGGGATCGGGGATACAATCCGGATTTCACTAACCGGAGATCCGGTGCTGGAGGTGATTGCCGGTTATGAACTGCTGGCAGCGCTCGGACTGCGCCGGAAGGGACCGGTGGTGTATTCCTGTCCCGGTTGCGGGCGGACCCGAGTTGATATCAACCGTCTCGTCCGGGAAACGCGCCGGGCGCTCAGAGGAATTGATGCACCGGTGAAGATTGCGGTAATGGGATGTGTGGTCAACGGTCCTGGAGAAGCCCGTCAGGCAGATTTCGGCATTGCTGGTGGAAAAGAGCGGGGGGTAATTTTCAGCAATGGACAGGTGGTGCGCACCGTGGATGAAAAAAATCTGGTGCTGGAGTTGATTAAGGAGATAAAACAAAAACTGGCAGGGGCGCACAATTGA